A genomic window from Macaca mulatta isolate MMU2019108-1 chromosome 19, T2T-MMU8v2.0, whole genome shotgun sequence includes:
- the IRF3 gene encoding interferon regulatory factor 3 isoform X6 gives MGTPKPRILPWLVSQLDLGQLEGVAWVNESRTRFRIPWKHGLRQDAQEEDFRIFQAWAEATGAYVPGRDKPDLPTWKRNFRSALNRKDGLCLAEDRSKDPHDPHKIYEFVNSGVGDFSQPDYSPDTNGGGSTSDTQENILDELLGNMVLAPLPDPGPPSLAVAPQHLQSPSLDSPTPFPNLEPSENPLKRLLVPGEDLITFTEGSGRSPRYALWFCVGESWPQDQPWTKRLVMVKVVPTCLRALVEIARVGGASSLENTVDLHISNSHPLSLTSDQYKAYLQDLVEDMDFQGPGET, from the exons ATGGGAACCCCAAAGCCACGGATCCTGCCCTGGCTGGTGTCGCAGCTGGACCTGGGGCAACTGGAGGGCGTGGCCTGGGTGAACGAGAGCCGCACGCGCTTCCGCATCCCTTGGAAGCACGGCCTACGGCAGGATGCACAGGAGGAGGATTTCAGAATCTTCCAG GCCTGGGCCGAGGCCACTGGTGCGTACGTTCCCGGGAGGGATAAGCCAGACCTGCCAACCTGGAAGAGGAATTTCCGTTCTGCCCTCAACCGCAAAGATGGGTTGTGTTTAGCAGAGGACCGGAGCAAGGACCCTCACGACCCACATAAGATCTACGAGTTTGTGAACTCAG GAGTTGGGGACTTTTCCCAGCCAGACTACTCTCCGGACACCAATGGCGGAGGCAGTACTTCTGATACCCAG GAAAACATTCTGGATGAGTTACTGGGTAACATGGTGTTGGCCCCACTGCCAGATCCAGGACCCCCAAGCCTGGCTGTAGCCCCTCAGCACTTGCAGAGCCCCAGCTTGGACAGTCCCACTCCCTTCCCAAACCTGGAGCCCTCTGAGAACCCACTGAAGCGGCTGTTGGTGCCGGGGGAAG ATCTGATCACCTTCACAGAAGGAAGTGGACGCTCACCACGCTATGCCCTCTGGTTCTGTGTGGGGGAATCATGGCCCCAGGACCAGCCATGGACCAAGAGGCTCGTGATGGTCAAG GTTGTGCCCACGTGCCTCAGGGCCTTGGTAGAAATCGCCCGGGTAGGGGGTGCCTCCTCCCTGGAGAACACTGTGGACCTGCACATTTCCAACAGCCACCCACTGTCCCTCACCTCTGACCAGTACAAGGCCTACCTGCAGGACCTGGTGGAGGATATGGATTTCCAGGGCCCTGGGGAGACCTGA
- the IRF3 gene encoding interferon regulatory factor 3 isoform X3, giving the protein MGTPKPRILPWLVSQLDLGQLEGVAWVNESRTRFRIPWKHGLRQDAQEEDFRIFQAWAEATGAYVPGRDKPDLPTWKRNFRSALNRKDGLCLAEDRSKDPHDPHKIYEFVNSGVGDFSQPDYSPDTNGGGSTSDTQENILDELLGNMVLAPLPDPGPPSLAVAPQHLQSPSLDSPTPFPNLEPSENPLKRLLVPGEEWEFEVTAFYRGRQVFQQTISCPEGLRLVGSEVGDRTLPGWPITLPDPGMSLTDRGVMSYVRHVLSSLGGGLALRRAGQRLWAQRLGHCHTYWAVSEELLNSGHGPDGEVPKDKEGGVFDLGPFIVDLITFTEGSGRSPRYALWFCVGESWPQDQPWTKRLVMVKVVPTCLRALVEIARVGGASSLENTVDLHISNSHPLSLTSDQYKAYLQDLVEDMDFQGPGET; this is encoded by the exons ATGGGAACCCCAAAGCCACGGATCCTGCCCTGGCTGGTGTCGCAGCTGGACCTGGGGCAACTGGAGGGCGTGGCCTGGGTGAACGAGAGCCGCACGCGCTTCCGCATCCCTTGGAAGCACGGCCTACGGCAGGATGCACAGGAGGAGGATTTCAGAATCTTCCAG GCCTGGGCCGAGGCCACTGGTGCGTACGTTCCCGGGAGGGATAAGCCAGACCTGCCAACCTGGAAGAGGAATTTCCGTTCTGCCCTCAACCGCAAAGATGGGTTGTGTTTAGCAGAGGACCGGAGCAAGGACCCTCACGACCCACATAAGATCTACGAGTTTGTGAACTCAG GAGTTGGGGACTTTTCCCAGCCAGACTACTCTCCGGACACCAATGGCGGAGGCAGTACTTCTGATACCCAG GAAAACATTCTGGATGAGTTACTGGGTAACATGGTGTTGGCCCCACTGCCAGATCCAGGACCCCCAAGCCTGGCTGTAGCCCCTCAGCACTTGCAGAGCCCCAGCTTGGACAGTCCCACTCCCTTCCCAAACCTGGAGCCCTCTGAGAACCCACTGAAGCGGCTGTTGGTGCCGGGGGAAG AGTGGGAGTTCGAGGTGACAGCCTTCTACCGGGGCCGCCAAGTCTTCCAGCAGACCATCTCCTGCCCGGAGGGCCTGCGGCTGGTGGGGTCCGAAGTGGGCGACAGGACGCTGCCTGGATGGCCAATCACACTGCCAGACCCTGGCATGTCCCTGACAGACAGGGGAGTGATGAGCTACGTGAGGCACGTGCTGAGCTCCCTGGGTGGGGGACTGGCTCTGCGGCGGGCCGGGCAGCGGCTCTGGGCCCAGCGGCTGGGGCACTGCCACACATACTGGGCAGTGAGCGAGGAGCTGCTCAACAGCGGGCATGGGCCTGATGGCGAGGTCCCCAAGGACAAGGAAGGAGGCGTGTTCGACCTGGGGCCCTTCATTGTAG ATCTGATCACCTTCACAGAAGGAAGTGGACGCTCACCACGCTATGCCCTCTGGTTCTGTGTGGGGGAATCATGGCCCCAGGACCAGCCATGGACCAAGAGGCTCGTGATGGTCAAG GTTGTGCCCACGTGCCTCAGGGCCTTGGTAGAAATCGCCCGGGTAGGGGGTGCCTCCTCCCTGGAGAACACTGTGGACCTGCACATTTCCAACAGCCACCCACTGTCCCTCACCTCTGACCAGTACAAGGCCTACCTGCAGGACCTGGTGGAGGATATGGATTTCCAGGGCCCTGGGGAGACCTGA
- the IRF3 gene encoding interferon regulatory factor 3 isoform X4: MGTPKPRILPWLVSQLDLGQLEGVAWVNESRTRFRIPWKHGLRQDAQEEDFRIFQAWAEATGAYVPGRDKPDLPTWKRNFRSALNRKDGLCLAEDRSKDPHDPHKIYEFVNSGVGDFSQPDYSPDTNGGGSTSDTQENILDELLGNMVLAPLPDPGPPSLAVAPQHLQSPSLDSPTPFPNLEPSENPLKRLLVPGEEWEFEVTAFYRGRQVFQQTISCPEGLRLVGSEVGDRTLPGWPITLPDPGMSLTDRGVMSYVRHVLSSLGGGLALRRAGQRLWAQRLGHCHTYWAVSEELLNSGHGPDGEVPKDKEGGVFDLGPFIVDSWAPRSDHLHRRKWTLTTLCPLVLCGGIMAPGPAMDQEARDGQGCAHVPQGLGRNRPGRGCLLPGEHCGPAHFQQPPTVPHL; this comes from the exons ATGGGAACCCCAAAGCCACGGATCCTGCCCTGGCTGGTGTCGCAGCTGGACCTGGGGCAACTGGAGGGCGTGGCCTGGGTGAACGAGAGCCGCACGCGCTTCCGCATCCCTTGGAAGCACGGCCTACGGCAGGATGCACAGGAGGAGGATTTCAGAATCTTCCAG GCCTGGGCCGAGGCCACTGGTGCGTACGTTCCCGGGAGGGATAAGCCAGACCTGCCAACCTGGAAGAGGAATTTCCGTTCTGCCCTCAACCGCAAAGATGGGTTGTGTTTAGCAGAGGACCGGAGCAAGGACCCTCACGACCCACATAAGATCTACGAGTTTGTGAACTCAG GAGTTGGGGACTTTTCCCAGCCAGACTACTCTCCGGACACCAATGGCGGAGGCAGTACTTCTGATACCCAG GAAAACATTCTGGATGAGTTACTGGGTAACATGGTGTTGGCCCCACTGCCAGATCCAGGACCCCCAAGCCTGGCTGTAGCCCCTCAGCACTTGCAGAGCCCCAGCTTGGACAGTCCCACTCCCTTCCCAAACCTGGAGCCCTCTGAGAACCCACTGAAGCGGCTGTTGGTGCCGGGGGAAG AGTGGGAGTTCGAGGTGACAGCCTTCTACCGGGGCCGCCAAGTCTTCCAGCAGACCATCTCCTGCCCGGAGGGCCTGCGGCTGGTGGGGTCCGAAGTGGGCGACAGGACGCTGCCTGGATGGCCAATCACACTGCCAGACCCTGGCATGTCCCTGACAGACAGGGGAGTGATGAGCTACGTGAGGCACGTGCTGAGCTCCCTGGGTGGGGGACTGGCTCTGCGGCGGGCCGGGCAGCGGCTCTGGGCCCAGCGGCTGGGGCACTGCCACACATACTGGGCAGTGAGCGAGGAGCTGCTCAACAGCGGGCATGGGCCTGATGGCGAGGTCCCCAAGGACAAGGAAGGAGGCGTGTTCGACCTGGGGCCCTTCATTGTAG ACTCCTGGGCCCCCAGATCTGATCACCTTCACAGAAGGAAGTGGACGCTCACCACGCTATGCCCTCTGGTTCTGTGTGGGGGAATCATGGCCCCAGGACCAGCCATGGACCAAGAGGCTCGTGATGGTCAAG GTTGTGCCCACGTGCCTCAGGGCCTTGGTAGAAATCGCCCGGGTAGGGGGTGCCTCCTCCCTGGAGAACACTGTGGACCTGCACATTTCCAACAGCCACCCACTGTCCCTCACCTCTGA
- the IRF3 gene encoding interferon regulatory factor 3 isoform X1 codes for MGTPKPRILPWLVSQLDLGQLEGVAWVNESRTRFRIPWKHGLRQDAQEEDFRIFQVRETTGDAGNPELRAGQKGLLAGRAETAEAWAEATGAYVPGRDKPDLPTWKRNFRSALNRKDGLCLAEDRSKDPHDPHKIYEFVNSGVGDFSQPDYSPDTNGGGSTSDTQENILDELLGNMVLAPLPDPGPPSLAVAPQHLQSPSLDSPTPFPNLEPSENPLKRLLVPGEEWEFEVTAFYRGRQVFQQTISCPEGLRLVGSEVGDRTLPGWPITLPDPGMSLTDRGVMSYVRHVLSSLGGGLALRRAGQRLWAQRLGHCHTYWAVSEELLNSGHGPDGEVPKDKEGGVFDLGPFIVDLITFTEGSGRSPRYALWFCVGESWPQDQPWTKRLVMVKVVPTCLRALVEIARVGGASSLENTVDLHISNSHPLSLTSDQYKAYLQDLVEDMDFQGPGET; via the exons ATGGGAACCCCAAAGCCACGGATCCTGCCCTGGCTGGTGTCGCAGCTGGACCTGGGGCAACTGGAGGGCGTGGCCTGGGTGAACGAGAGCCGCACGCGCTTCCGCATCCCTTGGAAGCACGGCCTACGGCAGGATGCACAGGAGGAGGATTTCAGAATCTTCCAGGTGCGTGAGACGACCGGGGACGCTGGAAACCCTGAGCTGCGCGCGGGGCAGAAAGGACTCCTAGCGGGCCGGGCTGAGACGGCGGAG GCCTGGGCCGAGGCCACTGGTGCGTACGTTCCCGGGAGGGATAAGCCAGACCTGCCAACCTGGAAGAGGAATTTCCGTTCTGCCCTCAACCGCAAAGATGGGTTGTGTTTAGCAGAGGACCGGAGCAAGGACCCTCACGACCCACATAAGATCTACGAGTTTGTGAACTCAG GAGTTGGGGACTTTTCCCAGCCAGACTACTCTCCGGACACCAATGGCGGAGGCAGTACTTCTGATACCCAG GAAAACATTCTGGATGAGTTACTGGGTAACATGGTGTTGGCCCCACTGCCAGATCCAGGACCCCCAAGCCTGGCTGTAGCCCCTCAGCACTTGCAGAGCCCCAGCTTGGACAGTCCCACTCCCTTCCCAAACCTGGAGCCCTCTGAGAACCCACTGAAGCGGCTGTTGGTGCCGGGGGAAG AGTGGGAGTTCGAGGTGACAGCCTTCTACCGGGGCCGCCAAGTCTTCCAGCAGACCATCTCCTGCCCGGAGGGCCTGCGGCTGGTGGGGTCCGAAGTGGGCGACAGGACGCTGCCTGGATGGCCAATCACACTGCCAGACCCTGGCATGTCCCTGACAGACAGGGGAGTGATGAGCTACGTGAGGCACGTGCTGAGCTCCCTGGGTGGGGGACTGGCTCTGCGGCGGGCCGGGCAGCGGCTCTGGGCCCAGCGGCTGGGGCACTGCCACACATACTGGGCAGTGAGCGAGGAGCTGCTCAACAGCGGGCATGGGCCTGATGGCGAGGTCCCCAAGGACAAGGAAGGAGGCGTGTTCGACCTGGGGCCCTTCATTGTAG ATCTGATCACCTTCACAGAAGGAAGTGGACGCTCACCACGCTATGCCCTCTGGTTCTGTGTGGGGGAATCATGGCCCCAGGACCAGCCATGGACCAAGAGGCTCGTGATGGTCAAG GTTGTGCCCACGTGCCTCAGGGCCTTGGTAGAAATCGCCCGGGTAGGGGGTGCCTCCTCCCTGGAGAACACTGTGGACCTGCACATTTCCAACAGCCACCCACTGTCCCTCACCTCTGACCAGTACAAGGCCTACCTGCAGGACCTGGTGGAGGATATGGATTTCCAGGGCCCTGGGGAGACCTGA
- the IRF3 gene encoding interferon regulatory factor 3 (The RefSeq protein has 1 substitution compared to this genomic sequence), whose amino-acid sequence MGTPKPRILPWLVSQLDLGQLEGVAWVNESRTRFRIPWKHGLRQDAQEEDFRIFQAWAEATGAYVPGRDKPDLPTWKRNFRSALNRKDGLCLAEDRSKDPHDPHKIYEFVNSGVGDFSQPDSSPDTNGGGSTSDTQENILDELLGNMVLAPLPDPGPPSLAVAPQHLQSPSLDSPTPFPNLEPSENPLKRLLVPGEEWEFEVTAFYRGRQVFQQTISCPEGLRLVGSEVGDRTLPGWPITLPDPGMSLTDRGVMSYVRHVLSSLGGGLALRRAGQRLWAQRLGHCHTYWAVSEELLNSGHGPDGEVPKDKEGGVFDLGPFIVDLITFTEGSGRSPRYALWFCVGESWPQDQPWTKRLVMVKVVPTCLRALVEIARVGGASSLENTVDLHISNSHPLSLTSDQYKAYLQDLVEDMDFQGPGET is encoded by the exons ATGGGAACCCCAAAGCCACGGATCCTGCCCTGGCTGGTGTCGCAGCTGGACCTGGGGCAACTGGAGGGCGTGGCCTGGGTGAACGAGAGCCGCACGCGCTTCCGCATCCCTTGGAAGCACGGCCTACGGCAGGATGCACAGGAGGAGGATTTCAGAATCTTCCAG GCCTGGGCCGAGGCCACTGGTGCGTACGTTCCCGGGAGGGATAAGCCAGACCTGCCAACCTGGAAGAGGAATTTCCGTTCTGCCCTCAACCGCAAAGATGGGTTGTGTTTAGCAGAGGACCGGAGCAAGGACCCTCACGACCCACATAAGATCTACGAGTTTGTGAACTCAG GAGTTGGGGACTTTTCCCAGCCAGACTACTCTCCGGACACCAATGGCGGAGGCAGTACTTCTGATACCCAG GAAAACATTCTGGATGAGTTACTGGGTAACATGGTGTTGGCCCCACTGCCAGATCCAGGACCCCCAAGCCTGGCTGTAGCCCCTCAGCACTTGCAGAGCCCCAGCTTGGACAGTCCCACTCCCTTCCCAAACCTGGAGCCCTCTGAGAACCCACTGAAGCGGCTGTTGGTGCCGGGGGAAG AGTGGGAGTTCGAGGTGACAGCCTTCTACCGGGGCCGCCAAGTCTTCCAGCAGACCATCTCCTGCCCGGAGGGCCTGCGGCTGGTGGGGTCCGAAGTGGGCGACAGGACGCTGCCTGGATGGCCAATCACACTGCCAGACCCTGGCATGTCCCTGACAGACAGGGGAGTGATGAGCTACGTGAGGCACGTGCTGAGCTCCCTGGGTGGGGGACTGGCTCTGCGGCGGGCCGGGCAGCGGCTCTGGGCCCAGCGGCTGGGGCACTGCCACACATACTGGGCAGTGAGCGAGGAGCTGCTCAACAGCGGGCATGGGCCTGATGGCGAGGTCCCCAAGGACAAGGAAGGAGGCGTGTTCGACCTGGGGCCCTTCATTGTAG ATCTGATCACCTTCACAGAAGGAAGTGGACGCTCACCACGCTATGCCCTCTGGTTCTGTGTGGGGGAATCATGGCCCCAGGACCAGCCATGGACCAAGAGGCTCGTGATGGTCAAG GTTGTGCCCACGTGCCTCAGGGCCTTGGTAGAAATCGCCCGGGTAGGGGGTGCCTCCTCCCTGGAGAACACTGTGGACCTGCACATTTCCAACAGCCACCCACTGTCCCTCACCTCTGACCAGTACAAGGCCTACCTGCAGGACCTGGTGGAGGATATGGATTTCCAGGGCCCTGGGGAGACCTGA
- the IRF3 gene encoding interferon regulatory factor 3 isoform X5 has protein sequence MVGRKQGWSCPVTAIKPGKPAWAEATGAYVPGRDKPDLPTWKRNFRSALNRKDGLCLAEDRSKDPHDPHKIYEFVNSGVGDFSQPDYSPDTNGGGSTSDTQENILDELLGNMVLAPLPDPGPPSLAVAPQHLQSPSLDSPTPFPNLEPSENPLKRLLVPGEEWEFEVTAFYRGRQVFQQTISCPEGLRLVGSEVGDRTLPGWPITLPDPGMSLTDRGVMSYVRHVLSSLGGGLALRRAGQRLWAQRLGHCHTYWAVSEELLNSGHGPDGEVPKDKEGGVFDLGPFIVDLITFTEGSGRSPRYALWFCVGESWPQDQPWTKRLVMVKVVPTCLRALVEIARVGGASSLENTVDLHISNSHPLSLTSDQYKAYLQDLVEDMDFQGPGET, from the exons ATGGTGGGACGCAAGCAGGGTTGGAGCTGCCCGGTTACGGCAATAAAACCGGGAAAGCCG GCCTGGGCCGAGGCCACTGGTGCGTACGTTCCCGGGAGGGATAAGCCAGACCTGCCAACCTGGAAGAGGAATTTCCGTTCTGCCCTCAACCGCAAAGATGGGTTGTGTTTAGCAGAGGACCGGAGCAAGGACCCTCACGACCCACATAAGATCTACGAGTTTGTGAACTCAG GAGTTGGGGACTTTTCCCAGCCAGACTACTCTCCGGACACCAATGGCGGAGGCAGTACTTCTGATACCCAG GAAAACATTCTGGATGAGTTACTGGGTAACATGGTGTTGGCCCCACTGCCAGATCCAGGACCCCCAAGCCTGGCTGTAGCCCCTCAGCACTTGCAGAGCCCCAGCTTGGACAGTCCCACTCCCTTCCCAAACCTGGAGCCCTCTGAGAACCCACTGAAGCGGCTGTTGGTGCCGGGGGAAG AGTGGGAGTTCGAGGTGACAGCCTTCTACCGGGGCCGCCAAGTCTTCCAGCAGACCATCTCCTGCCCGGAGGGCCTGCGGCTGGTGGGGTCCGAAGTGGGCGACAGGACGCTGCCTGGATGGCCAATCACACTGCCAGACCCTGGCATGTCCCTGACAGACAGGGGAGTGATGAGCTACGTGAGGCACGTGCTGAGCTCCCTGGGTGGGGGACTGGCTCTGCGGCGGGCCGGGCAGCGGCTCTGGGCCCAGCGGCTGGGGCACTGCCACACATACTGGGCAGTGAGCGAGGAGCTGCTCAACAGCGGGCATGGGCCTGATGGCGAGGTCCCCAAGGACAAGGAAGGAGGCGTGTTCGACCTGGGGCCCTTCATTGTAG ATCTGATCACCTTCACAGAAGGAAGTGGACGCTCACCACGCTATGCCCTCTGGTTCTGTGTGGGGGAATCATGGCCCCAGGACCAGCCATGGACCAAGAGGCTCGTGATGGTCAAG GTTGTGCCCACGTGCCTCAGGGCCTTGGTAGAAATCGCCCGGGTAGGGGGTGCCTCCTCCCTGGAGAACACTGTGGACCTGCACATTTCCAACAGCCACCCACTGTCCCTCACCTCTGACCAGTACAAGGCCTACCTGCAGGACCTGGTGGAGGATATGGATTTCCAGGGCCCTGGGGAGACCTGA
- the IRF3 gene encoding interferon regulatory factor 3 isoform X8 encodes MVLAPLPDPGPPSLAVAPQHLQSPSLDSPTPFPNLEPSENPLKRLLVPGEDLITFTEGSGRSPRYALWFCVGESWPQDQPWTKRLVMVKVVPTCLRALVEIARVGGASSLENTVDLHISNSHPLSLTSDQYKAYLQDLVEDMDFQGPGET; translated from the exons ATGGTGTTGGCCCCACTGCCAGATCCAGGACCCCCAAGCCTGGCTGTAGCCCCTCAGCACTTGCAGAGCCCCAGCTTGGACAGTCCCACTCCCTTCCCAAACCTGGAGCCCTCTGAGAACCCACTGAAGCGGCTGTTGGTGCCGGGGGAAG ATCTGATCACCTTCACAGAAGGAAGTGGACGCTCACCACGCTATGCCCTCTGGTTCTGTGTGGGGGAATCATGGCCCCAGGACCAGCCATGGACCAAGAGGCTCGTGATGGTCAAG GTTGTGCCCACGTGCCTCAGGGCCTTGGTAGAAATCGCCCGGGTAGGGGGTGCCTCCTCCCTGGAGAACACTGTGGACCTGCACATTTCCAACAGCCACCCACTGTCCCTCACCTCTGACCAGTACAAGGCCTACCTGCAGGACCTGGTGGAGGATATGGATTTCCAGGGCCCTGGGGAGACCTGA
- the IRF3 gene encoding interferon regulatory factor 3 isoform X2: MGTPKPRILPWLVSQLDLGQLEGVAWVNESRTRFRIPWKHGLRQDAQEEDFRIFQVRETTGDAGNPELRAGQKGLLAGRAETAEAWAEATGAYVPGRDKPDLPTWKRNFRSALNRKDGLCLAEDRSKDPHDPHKIYEFVNSGVGDFSQPDYSPDTNGGGSTSDTQENILDELLGNMVLAPLPDPGPPSLAVAPQHLQSPSLDSPTPFPNLEPSENPLKRLLVPGEEWEFEVTAFYRGRQVFQQTISCPEGLRLVGSEVGDRTLPGWPITLPDPGMSLTDRGVMSYVRHVLSSLGGGLALRRAGQRLWAQRLGHCHTYWAVSEELLNSGHGPDGEVPKDKEGGVFDLGPFIVDSWAPRSDHLHRRKWTLTTLCPLVLCGGIMAPGPAMDQEARDGQGCAHVPQGLGRNRPGRGCLLPGEHCGPAHFQQPPTVPHL, translated from the exons ATGGGAACCCCAAAGCCACGGATCCTGCCCTGGCTGGTGTCGCAGCTGGACCTGGGGCAACTGGAGGGCGTGGCCTGGGTGAACGAGAGCCGCACGCGCTTCCGCATCCCTTGGAAGCACGGCCTACGGCAGGATGCACAGGAGGAGGATTTCAGAATCTTCCAGGTGCGTGAGACGACCGGGGACGCTGGAAACCCTGAGCTGCGCGCGGGGCAGAAAGGACTCCTAGCGGGCCGGGCTGAGACGGCGGAG GCCTGGGCCGAGGCCACTGGTGCGTACGTTCCCGGGAGGGATAAGCCAGACCTGCCAACCTGGAAGAGGAATTTCCGTTCTGCCCTCAACCGCAAAGATGGGTTGTGTTTAGCAGAGGACCGGAGCAAGGACCCTCACGACCCACATAAGATCTACGAGTTTGTGAACTCAG GAGTTGGGGACTTTTCCCAGCCAGACTACTCTCCGGACACCAATGGCGGAGGCAGTACTTCTGATACCCAG GAAAACATTCTGGATGAGTTACTGGGTAACATGGTGTTGGCCCCACTGCCAGATCCAGGACCCCCAAGCCTGGCTGTAGCCCCTCAGCACTTGCAGAGCCCCAGCTTGGACAGTCCCACTCCCTTCCCAAACCTGGAGCCCTCTGAGAACCCACTGAAGCGGCTGTTGGTGCCGGGGGAAG AGTGGGAGTTCGAGGTGACAGCCTTCTACCGGGGCCGCCAAGTCTTCCAGCAGACCATCTCCTGCCCGGAGGGCCTGCGGCTGGTGGGGTCCGAAGTGGGCGACAGGACGCTGCCTGGATGGCCAATCACACTGCCAGACCCTGGCATGTCCCTGACAGACAGGGGAGTGATGAGCTACGTGAGGCACGTGCTGAGCTCCCTGGGTGGGGGACTGGCTCTGCGGCGGGCCGGGCAGCGGCTCTGGGCCCAGCGGCTGGGGCACTGCCACACATACTGGGCAGTGAGCGAGGAGCTGCTCAACAGCGGGCATGGGCCTGATGGCGAGGTCCCCAAGGACAAGGAAGGAGGCGTGTTCGACCTGGGGCCCTTCATTGTAG ACTCCTGGGCCCCCAGATCTGATCACCTTCACAGAAGGAAGTGGACGCTCACCACGCTATGCCCTCTGGTTCTGTGTGGGGGAATCATGGCCCCAGGACCAGCCATGGACCAAGAGGCTCGTGATGGTCAAG GTTGTGCCCACGTGCCTCAGGGCCTTGGTAGAAATCGCCCGGGTAGGGGGTGCCTCCTCCCTGGAGAACACTGTGGACCTGCACATTTCCAACAGCCACCCACTGTCCCTCACCTCTGA
- the IRF3 gene encoding interferon regulatory factor 3 isoform X7, whose translation MVLAPLPDPGPPSLAVAPQHLQSPSLDSPTPFPNLEPSENPLKRLLVPGEEWEFEVTAFYRGRQVFQQTISCPEGLRLVGSEVGDRTLPGWPITLPDPGMSLTDRGVMSYVRHVLSSLGGGLALRRAGQRLWAQRLGHCHTYWAVSEELLNSGHGPDGEVPKDKEGGVFDLGPFIVDLITFTEGSGRSPRYALWFCVGESWPQDQPWTKRLVMVKVVPTCLRALVEIARVGGASSLENTVDLHISNSHPLSLTSDQYKAYLQDLVEDMDFQGPGET comes from the exons ATGGTGTTGGCCCCACTGCCAGATCCAGGACCCCCAAGCCTGGCTGTAGCCCCTCAGCACTTGCAGAGCCCCAGCTTGGACAGTCCCACTCCCTTCCCAAACCTGGAGCCCTCTGAGAACCCACTGAAGCGGCTGTTGGTGCCGGGGGAAG AGTGGGAGTTCGAGGTGACAGCCTTCTACCGGGGCCGCCAAGTCTTCCAGCAGACCATCTCCTGCCCGGAGGGCCTGCGGCTGGTGGGGTCCGAAGTGGGCGACAGGACGCTGCCTGGATGGCCAATCACACTGCCAGACCCTGGCATGTCCCTGACAGACAGGGGAGTGATGAGCTACGTGAGGCACGTGCTGAGCTCCCTGGGTGGGGGACTGGCTCTGCGGCGGGCCGGGCAGCGGCTCTGGGCCCAGCGGCTGGGGCACTGCCACACATACTGGGCAGTGAGCGAGGAGCTGCTCAACAGCGGGCATGGGCCTGATGGCGAGGTCCCCAAGGACAAGGAAGGAGGCGTGTTCGACCTGGGGCCCTTCATTGTAG ATCTGATCACCTTCACAGAAGGAAGTGGACGCTCACCACGCTATGCCCTCTGGTTCTGTGTGGGGGAATCATGGCCCCAGGACCAGCCATGGACCAAGAGGCTCGTGATGGTCAAG GTTGTGCCCACGTGCCTCAGGGCCTTGGTAGAAATCGCCCGGGTAGGGGGTGCCTCCTCCCTGGAGAACACTGTGGACCTGCACATTTCCAACAGCCACCCACTGTCCCTCACCTCTGACCAGTACAAGGCCTACCTGCAGGACCTGGTGGAGGATATGGATTTCCAGGGCCCTGGGGAGACCTGA